Within the Anguilla rostrata isolate EN2019 chromosome 6, ASM1855537v3, whole genome shotgun sequence genome, the region AGCAGttaaatgcacacagaaacGTAAAACTTAGAACGTAAATGTCACTGCTACATCCTCAATTCTTCTGACATTTGAAAAAAGCAAATAGTATTCTACTTCAAACCCCTTGACTCAAAGTCCCCACAGACATCTATCCCACACAGCCCTGACACAAAAAATCTTGCACTTTTTTCAGTTGtacagtttattcattttttcacctGATAACCTGCACATTCTGCTTCCAACCTGATGGATATTCAGCTTCAGAGGCTTTAAaaacccaaaccatgaaaaaggaaattaatCTTTTTTCCGTGGGAGTACTGTGGATTTTTAACAAGCTCATATCTTCTATGCATCTTTTCTCTCCGTTTGTTAATTTTATCTCATTAGAATGTGCTTTCCATCGCTCTTCTCTCCAttgtatttaaaagtaaaaacggaatcttttttaaagctgtatagTAAAAATAGCTCACTGTACaatcccctctctccacccttcagtcccaacccccccttcccctcccaaaaatgaaaagaaagtgtgttacaggtgtaaCAACGCTCAAAGTACAGAAAAGAAGCAACACACAGGAAGATGTCCATCATGcaggtcttaaaaaaaaaaaaaaatacaaataaaactttattgatTGCCCAGGCTAGGCTGCAAAtggctcccctcccctccccaccatcttcatcttcatctccaGCCAAtcccagcccagcccaaccCCACCCAATCCAGCAAGGCCCAACCCCACCCAGACCGGCCCAATCTGGTCAAACCCTAACCCAGcccctcctgcagggggcgctacAACATGCTAAAGACTTTGAGCGTGTGCACGGCCGCCATAGCGAGGCAGTGCCGAACAGAAGACAGGACAGAgtgcgggagggggcggggctactggtgggggcggggctactggAACTCGGCCTCGTACAGCAGCTGGTGGAACTTGAGTTTGATGGCGCTCTTCTTCTCGTAGGGAAGCCGCTTCAGGTAGGGCACCAGGCTGAGCAGGAACATCTCGTCCTCCGCGCCCTCCAGTCCGTCCACCTGCCAGCGCCGCTTCCTGCGCGAGCCCTGCCACCCGGCGGGGGGGTCCGCCTCGCTGTGCTCCCCCTCGATCTCGTGGATGACGAAGCTGGGGTTCCCGCCGCCCTCCATCTTCTCCTCGTCCTTGTCGTCGTCGTCGCGGTCCTCGTCCAGCTCGTCCATGGCGGCGCTGGCCTGGCTGGTCCGTGATTGGATGAAGGGCGTGAGGAAGGCCATCTGCCAGCTGTACTTCCAGCTGCGGTGGATCCCCCCGGACGCTCTGCGACGCTGCTCCGACCGCTTGTCCTTAATGAACATGTCCCTCAGACTTTTCCACTTCCTCCGGCAGTCCTCCTCTGGAACAGCACcaacagaaacagcagcagtcattaaaaactacaaaaatggcACCCTTCACATAGAAGGAGAAAACTGAAACACTTGTTGTAAGAAGACAAATGGTCCTGTTTCAGTCGTTATATGTTCTTGGGAAATTCTATTTCAAACTTTCTTTCAGTCCAGAA harbors:
- the LOC135257743 gene encoding MADF and BESS domain-containing protein — its product is MLRGWTKANGRIMEERLIAAVADYPELYNSTLSSYKDADKKAKAWRAVSLQVELPEEDCRRKWKSLRDMFIKDKRSEQRRRASGGIHRSWKYSWQMAFLTPFIQSRTSQASAAMDELDEDRDDDDKDEEKMEGGGNPSFVIHEIEGEHSEADPPAGWQGSRRKRRWQVDGLEGAEDEMFLLSLVPYLKRLPYEKKSAIKLKFHQLLYEAEFQ